A DNA window from Nitrospira sp. contains the following coding sequences:
- a CDS encoding Peptidyl-prolyl cis-trans isomerase ppiD (MaGe:77307888), whose protein sequence is MRNFRSSLAFAALLSSSLWVLPGCTPPQEEPVLALVNGRAITQYEFDVRWNELSEATRGRYDKDGGKRRFLDELITRELLMQEARRQGLDQNDAIRDRAQRYKEQLVLDELLKDRLRAKVELSQAELDAYYEKHAHQLLAPLKVQVSQMLLSNYPAAKDLKKQIEAGGDFIKFAQRYSLDDKTKAKGGDLGPYRKGLLNPDVDAIVQTLRHGVISEPIKTDAGYYIVKVSPLEKETIQADLATRERLRQELLADKRRKQFEEVIADIRTKATVRLADASRYITDEDTGRP, encoded by the coding sequence ATGCGCAATTTTCGTTCGTCGCTCGCTTTCGCCGCTCTGCTGTCCAGCTCCCTGTGGGTTCTGCCGGGCTGCACTCCGCCGCAAGAGGAACCTGTCCTGGCGCTCGTCAATGGCCGGGCGATCACCCAATATGAATTCGATGTTCGGTGGAATGAACTCTCGGAAGCGACCCGCGGCCGGTACGACAAGGACGGCGGCAAGCGGCGGTTTCTCGACGAATTGATCACCCGCGAACTGCTGATGCAGGAGGCCCGCCGCCAAGGGCTGGATCAGAACGATGCGATTCGCGATCGCGCGCAACGCTACAAAGAACAACTCGTGCTGGACGAACTTCTGAAGGACCGCCTCAGGGCCAAAGTCGAGCTGTCCCAGGCCGAGTTGGATGCCTACTACGAAAAGCACGCCCACCAGCTGCTGGCCCCACTCAAGGTGCAAGTCTCCCAGATGCTGTTGAGCAATTACCCGGCGGCCAAAGATTTGAAGAAGCAGATCGAAGCCGGCGGGGATTTTATCAAGTTCGCCCAGCGCTATTCCCTCGACGACAAGACCAAAGCCAAAGGCGGCGACCTCGGCCCCTATCGGAAAGGCCTCCTTAATCCCGACGTCGATGCCATCGTCCAAACGCTCCGGCACGGCGTGATCAGTGAGCCCATCAAGACCGACGCGGGCTACTACATCGTCAAGGTCAGTCCGCTGGAAAAAGAAACCATTCAGGCGGATCTCGCGACCCGGGAGCGGCTGCGTCAAGAGTTGCTGGCCGACAAACGCCGGAAACAATTTGAAGAAGTGATCGCGGATATCCGAACCAAAGCGACCGTCCGCCTGGCCGACGCCTCACGCTACATCACCGACGAAGACACCGGGAGACCGTAG
- a CDS encoding Transcription-repair-coupling factor (MaGe:77307889): MSHPPSPADQWLAPLAAALQQTSARPCVTGLHGSTAAFVLTSLAHTPALAAYRNRPWIIVTASNESAERLFDDLQFCHQLIGVPGDRLTLFPQWETLPYEATAPHIGLVAHRMQTLHRLQSSSNTTLVTSVAALMHRLLPKDTWAHATLHMERNGTVERDTLLAKLLRLGYRRVSVVEIPGEFSIRGGLVDIFSTAYADPLRIEFLGDSIEALRLFDAATQTSIRQIDDAAILPAREYLRPEDSPDAAAPIAPDAEWRAPDLYPQMGTLFDYLQKEPILIFDQPATLQATCATLWSKIEDSYLRHGERDAANPYPSPDRLFQTWDEIEIHAAGWPTIALEPLTAPDATWSPVVSFPAQIPASAGLGIRGTPFSQTLSILDRLRDGHRVVLIARSRGQVERLLALLREHDLPAMEWSPAAWSKRDSGKPPVAVVHGDLSAGWLSEIFRLALLTEEELFAKGTRHKTQPKSKTATFLSSLEDLNVGDYVVHVQHGIGRYLGLKRLTVQDVESDFLILEFAGADTLYVPLDRLSQVQRYSGADGHVPRLDRLGGTSWAKTTARVKKDIEEMAQDLIDLYANRELVKRAGYGTAGTLYHEFEAAFEYEETPDQLKAIQDIAKDLESGKPMDRLVCGDVGYGKTEVAMRAAFKAIESGRQVAVLVPTTLLAHQHYENFAERFAPFPTKVAVLSRMQSPKDTKATLHDLAAGVIDVIIGTHRLLQKSVVFHNLGLVIIDEEQWFGVKHKERLKQLRTQVDVLTLTATPIPRTLQMAMASVRDLSIIDTPPASRLAIRTAVIKSSDKAVRDAILRELGRGGQIYFVHNRVETMSATGAWLQQLVPEARMVMAHGQMDPKLLEAVMLKFVKHEVDVLIASAIIQSGIDVPNANTIIVNRADTFGLAQLYQLRGRVGRGGEQAYAYLLIPDEGRLTEDAQKRLMAIQQFTELGSGFRIAAADLEIRGAGNLLGKAQSGHIAAIGLDLYLRMVEEAVQRLKGHAVEEEPDPTLRMPVSAFIPETYVEDPHHRLSLYKRLTACKQVGELALLHGEIQDRYGLPPEPVERLLEVMQLRVLAKLLHITAIEVTHQSATVTLGPKATISEPAVQAMMDRLKKRLRFLSPHAFEIQMPHDDWGSTFTELNTTLQSLGHCDTNKTTT, from the coding sequence GTGTCACACCCCCCCTCTCCCGCAGATCAATGGCTCGCCCCGCTCGCGGCTGCTCTCCAGCAGACCTCGGCGCGGCCCTGCGTCACGGGTTTGCATGGATCGACCGCGGCGTTCGTGCTCACCAGCCTGGCTCACACACCCGCGCTGGCCGCATACCGAAACCGCCCCTGGATTATCGTCACGGCCAGCAATGAATCGGCGGAACGCCTCTTCGACGATCTCCAGTTCTGCCACCAGCTCATCGGCGTCCCGGGCGACCGGCTGACATTGTTCCCTCAATGGGAAACGCTGCCCTACGAGGCTACGGCGCCCCATATCGGCCTGGTCGCACACCGCATGCAAACGCTCCACCGCCTGCAATCCAGCTCCAATACGACCCTGGTCACTTCGGTCGCGGCTTTGATGCACCGTCTTTTGCCGAAAGACACTTGGGCCCATGCCACCCTGCACATGGAGCGCAACGGGACCGTCGAGCGCGACACGCTGCTGGCCAAACTGCTGCGGCTCGGGTATCGGCGCGTGTCGGTCGTGGAGATTCCCGGGGAGTTCAGCATCCGCGGCGGCCTGGTGGATATTTTTTCAACCGCCTACGCCGATCCGCTCCGCATCGAGTTCCTGGGCGATTCGATCGAAGCACTCCGGCTCTTCGACGCGGCGACACAAACCTCCATCCGCCAGATCGACGACGCCGCGATCTTACCGGCGCGAGAATACCTCCGTCCGGAAGATAGCCCGGACGCTGCGGCACCGATCGCGCCGGATGCGGAATGGCGCGCGCCGGATCTCTACCCGCAAATGGGCACGCTCTTCGATTATCTGCAGAAAGAACCGATTCTGATCTTCGACCAGCCCGCTACGCTTCAGGCAACCTGCGCCACGTTGTGGTCTAAGATCGAGGACAGCTATCTCCGGCACGGAGAACGGGATGCGGCCAATCCCTATCCAAGCCCAGACCGGCTCTTTCAAACCTGGGACGAAATCGAAATTCATGCAGCAGGCTGGCCGACGATTGCCCTGGAACCGCTCACGGCGCCCGATGCGACATGGAGCCCAGTGGTGTCCTTTCCAGCGCAGATCCCGGCCAGCGCGGGCCTGGGGATTCGCGGAACTCCATTCAGCCAAACGCTGTCCATACTCGATCGATTGCGCGACGGCCATCGCGTCGTGTTGATCGCCCGCAGCCGCGGGCAAGTGGAGCGGTTGCTTGCCTTGCTCCGGGAACATGACCTGCCGGCGATGGAATGGTCCCCGGCGGCTTGGAGCAAGCGGGACAGCGGCAAACCGCCGGTCGCCGTTGTGCATGGCGATTTATCCGCCGGATGGTTGTCGGAAATTTTTCGGCTCGCCCTTTTGACGGAAGAAGAACTCTTCGCCAAAGGCACGCGCCATAAAACCCAGCCGAAGAGCAAGACCGCGACGTTCCTCTCCTCTCTGGAAGACCTGAATGTGGGCGACTATGTTGTCCACGTACAGCACGGCATCGGCCGGTATCTCGGCCTCAAACGGCTGACGGTGCAGGATGTGGAGAGCGATTTTCTCATTCTGGAATTCGCCGGCGCCGACACGCTCTACGTGCCGCTCGACCGCCTCAGCCAAGTCCAGCGCTACAGCGGCGCCGACGGCCATGTGCCCAGGCTCGACCGCCTGGGCGGCACCAGCTGGGCGAAAACCACGGCGCGGGTCAAAAAAGATATCGAGGAGATGGCTCAAGATCTCATTGATCTCTACGCGAACCGCGAACTGGTCAAACGGGCCGGGTACGGCACAGCCGGCACGCTATATCACGAGTTCGAGGCGGCGTTCGAATATGAAGAAACGCCGGATCAACTCAAGGCGATCCAAGACATTGCGAAAGATCTGGAGTCGGGAAAGCCGATGGACCGGCTGGTCTGCGGCGACGTCGGCTACGGCAAGACGGAAGTGGCCATGCGGGCGGCCTTCAAAGCGATCGAGAGCGGGCGCCAGGTGGCGGTCCTCGTGCCGACGACTCTGCTCGCCCATCAACATTACGAAAACTTCGCCGAACGGTTTGCGCCCTTCCCGACGAAAGTGGCGGTGCTCTCTCGCATGCAGTCCCCGAAGGACACGAAAGCCACGCTGCACGACCTTGCCGCAGGCGTCATCGACGTCATCATCGGCACCCACCGGCTGCTGCAAAAAAGTGTGGTGTTCCATAATCTCGGCCTCGTCATCATCGACGAAGAGCAGTGGTTCGGCGTCAAGCATAAAGAACGGCTGAAACAACTGCGGACGCAGGTCGATGTGCTGACCCTCACTGCCACACCGATCCCGCGCACGCTTCAGATGGCCATGGCCAGCGTGCGGGACCTGTCGATCATCGATACGCCGCCGGCCAGCCGGCTGGCAATTCGCACGGCGGTCATCAAATCCAGCGACAAGGCTGTGCGCGATGCGATCCTGCGCGAGCTGGGGCGCGGCGGCCAGATTTATTTTGTCCATAATCGGGTGGAAACCATGTCGGCCACCGGCGCCTGGCTTCAGCAACTGGTTCCGGAAGCGCGGATGGTGATGGCCCACGGGCAGATGGATCCCAAGCTGCTCGAAGCGGTGATGCTAAAATTCGTCAAGCACGAGGTCGATGTGCTTATCGCCTCGGCCATCATCCAGTCGGGCATCGATGTACCGAACGCCAACACGATCATCGTCAACCGCGCCGACACGTTCGGCCTGGCGCAGCTCTATCAGCTCCGCGGGCGCGTAGGCCGCGGCGGGGAACAGGCCTATGCCTATTTACTCATTCCCGACGAGGGCCGGCTCACCGAAGATGCGCAGAAACGGCTGATGGCGATTCAGCAATTTACGGAATTGGGCTCGGGTTTCCGGATCGCCGCGGCGGATCTGGAAATCCGTGGGGCCGGGAATCTGCTAGGCAAAGCCCAGTCCGGTCACATCGCCGCCATCGGACTGGATCTCTATCTCAGAATGGTTGAGGAAGCCGTGCAGCGCCTCAAGGGACATGCGGTCGAGGAAGAGCCCGATCCCACCCTGCGCATGCCGGTCTCTGCGTTCATTCCTGAAACCTACGTGGAAGACCCGCACCACCGGCTCTCGCTTTACAAGCGCCTGACTGCGTGCAAGCAAGTCGGCGAGCTGGCGCTTCTTCATGGGGAAATCCAAGACCGGTACGGACTTCCCCCAGAGCCGGTGGAACGGCTTCTGGAGGTGATGCAACTGCGGGTGCTGGCCAAACTGCTCCATATCACAGCCATTGAAGTCACCCATCAATCGGCGACTGTCACTCTCGGCCCCAAAGCCACGATCTCCGAACCGGCCGTCCAGGCCATGATGGACCGGCTGAAGAAACGGCTGCGCTTCCTTTCGCCGCACGCATTCGAGATCCAGATGCCGCATGACGACTGGGGTTCGACCTTTACGGAACTCAACACAACCTTGCAAAGCCTGGGTCACTGTGATACCAACAAAACAACGACCTAG
- a CDS encoding ADP-heptose synthase / D-glycero-beta-D-manno-heptose 7-phosphate kinase (MaGe:77307890), whose amino-acid sequence MQAMPPKIMTKEQLVEQLQPLRANGSRIVFTNGCFDLMHIGHTRYLQAAKALGDFLVVGVNSDDSVRSLKKAPDRPIVSEAQRAEVLAALGCVDFVVLFPEPDPKALIAAVQPDVLVKGGDWPLDRIIGRDIVEARGGRVQTIPLVPGFSTTALIHRIRSTST is encoded by the coding sequence ATGCAAGCGATGCCACCCAAGATAATGACCAAAGAACAACTGGTTGAACAGCTTCAACCCCTGCGAGCTAACGGCTCCCGTATTGTTTTCACCAACGGCTGTTTCGATCTCATGCATATCGGCCATACCCGCTATTTGCAGGCCGCCAAGGCACTGGGAGATTTTCTGGTGGTAGGGGTCAACTCCGACGATTCCGTCCGGAGCCTGAAAAAAGCGCCGGACCGGCCGATCGTCTCGGAAGCGCAGCGGGCGGAAGTGCTGGCAGCCTTAGGATGCGTCGATTTTGTGGTCTTATTCCCTGAACCAGACCCCAAGGCGCTCATTGCCGCCGTGCAACCGGACGTGCTGGTGAAAGGCGGCGACTGGCCACTGGATCGCATTATCGGACGGGACATTGTGGAAGCGCGTGGCGGCAGGGTCCAAACTATTCCCCTGGTTCCAGGATTTTCCACCACGGCATTGATTCACCGCATTCGCTCAACCTCAACCTAA
- a CDS encoding hypothetical protein (Evidence 5 : Unknown function; MaGe:77307891) codes for MMDTVSPDAATVRRSSQAPPTMTATSVASAISPISVNWCRCVNTREPLSDNVLRSLTPTPLASIPNSSSPAGRPRRGPLRTDLLLLVHVCIGSFFHELKEFMAKSTDLTDPMEPLPIGRRDRYDASDATQDNDQRTTG; via the coding sequence ATGATGGACACCGTTTCTCCGGACGCCGCCACCGTTCGCCGTTCTAGCCAGGCCCCTCCCACGATGACCGCGACCAGCGTAGCGAGCGCAATAAGCCCAATCAGCGTAAACTGGTGTCGATGTGTGAATACGCGAGAGCCCTTATCGGACAATGTGTTGCGATCGCTCACGCCCACGCCTCTCGCTTCCATTCCCAACAGTTCAAGTCCGGCAGGCAGACCACGACGCGGCCCGCTCCGGACAGACCTCCTGCTCCTCGTTCACGTCTGTATCGGGTCGTTCTTTCACGAACTTAAGGAATTCATGGCCAAATCCACCGATCTGACCGATCCGATGGAGCCGCTTCCCATCGGCCGGCGCGACAGGTATGATGCAAGCGATGCCACCCAAGATAATGACCAAAGAACAACTGGTTGA
- a CDS encoding Histidine kinase (MaGe:77307892), whose amino-acid sequence MEARGVGVSDRNTLSDKGSRVFTHRHQFTLIGLIALATLVAVIVGGAWLERRTVAASGETVSIMAAEVAAKLDLLLNERVGGVQALAESLAMNGETPAARSHILETFHQAYPLYFWIGVVDPDGRIAAATIPQARQLDVRATGWFQAVRQERAGLHIGDITADEASHGVETVSFTAPIMDHRLNADRRSFRGAVTTRVSAEQLERLVTEAIRLFQQQTSFFHTVEYKVLREDGWVFIDSDSARQGQVNLAPGNLLSVQRAASGESGFVEEQHFVRRVPVLTGYARTQGMEGVESPKWTVLLRVDRAEVVEPVRRFLWTVGTAGLLIVGPLMGLLVSTTRRAQLEWKDTQDERMHARANERRLRTILEVEPEGVLVTDGDRCVLQINPAGCALFDAGFPEEVLGRDIGQWMHEDDRLAYEDAHAAALQGRGVLISGRLQGFSGQSRWFEMTLVLLPGEPGIPPSVLSVTRDITDQKYAQRRQALQHAVAKVLAEASTVEQAIPELLRVIGVSLEWQVGAFWRVEEKTKTLRCLQTWGGHPYPVEEFFEASRRETFASGAGFPGRCWARGEPLWEADVLRDHEFIRAAAATLNELHAGCAFPVWLRASVFGVMEFFSRDVHPRDTDLLRTLATIGSQIGLFLERAEVEAALRENESRTRLIIDTALDAVVTMDCDGAITEWNAQAELLFGWRAHEVMGKDLADTVIPADQRAAHRASLARYLHTGQSSILGKLVEFQACHHDGRMFPVEVSIAPLRLDDTVVFSAFIRDISRRKESEQALSSYARQLEQSNRDLDEALAQARAATEAKSAFLATMSHEIRTPMNGVIGMTGLLLDTELTAEQREYGEIVRNSGDHLLTIINDILDFSKIEAGKMSLEIIDFDLRHAVEDALDLFGERASTKHLNLACLFHADVPVALRGDSGRVRQVLTNLVSNAIKFTEQGDVVVQVRLASQQDGVAVVRFDVADSGIGLSDAQQAHLFQAFSQADGSTTRKYGGTGLGLVICKRLVEMMGGEIGVASQPGSGSTFWFTARFEPQPALVDAAAPGVVSVRGKRVLIVDDKPINCRILELLMKKWELVSTVMSEHAAVVSHLQERASRGVAYDLAIIDADLAKSDGLQLAQAVIATKAPPRVILLTSVGKRGDAKTAKELGVAAYLTKPIRESQLLRCLAMVLEQSEVPAAERAARPEPELVTRHTLAEAAPPAGLKILVAEDNIINQKVAVRMFERLGHRVDVAANGLEAVEALSRITYDLVFMDCQMPEMDGFGATREIRRREQSVSPARRRTPIIAMTANAMQGDREVCLQAGMDDYVSKPVTSEVLAAVFERWRPRAGQAAELEAARAGGSTIDPLILDGLRVLSDEDDPGFLSRLIGHFLADTPTRLTAMGTACRKGRAEDVQRIAHSLKGSASNLGALGLARMCDQVVLVSRGGLEAVPALLAELELEFQRVRGELEQDLKEAA is encoded by the coding sequence ATGGAAGCGAGAGGCGTGGGCGTGAGCGATCGCAACACATTGTCCGATAAGGGCTCTCGCGTATTCACACATCGACACCAGTTTACGCTGATTGGGCTTATTGCGCTCGCTACGCTGGTCGCGGTCATCGTGGGAGGGGCCTGGCTAGAACGGCGAACGGTGGCGGCGTCCGGAGAAACGGTGTCCATCATGGCCGCAGAAGTGGCCGCGAAACTCGATTTGTTGCTGAATGAGCGGGTTGGAGGCGTGCAGGCTCTTGCGGAATCGCTGGCGATGAACGGAGAGACTCCAGCGGCTCGCAGCCATATCCTTGAGACATTTCATCAGGCCTACCCTCTCTATTTCTGGATCGGCGTTGTCGATCCGGATGGCCGGATCGCTGCCGCTACGATTCCTCAGGCTAGACAACTCGATGTCCGGGCCACCGGCTGGTTTCAGGCGGTGCGGCAAGAGCGAGCGGGGCTTCACATTGGCGATATTACCGCCGATGAGGCCAGTCACGGCGTCGAAACCGTCTCCTTCACGGCGCCAATCATGGATCATCGGCTCAATGCCGATCGGCGCTCGTTTCGCGGTGCCGTCACGACCCGGGTGAGTGCCGAACAGCTGGAGCGCTTGGTGACCGAAGCGATTCGGTTGTTCCAGCAGCAGACGTCGTTCTTTCACACCGTGGAATACAAGGTGCTTCGGGAAGACGGGTGGGTGTTCATCGACTCGGATTCCGCGCGCCAGGGACAGGTGAACCTTGCGCCGGGAAATCTGCTGTCGGTTCAACGCGCCGCCTCGGGAGAGTCTGGCTTTGTCGAAGAACAGCATTTTGTCCGCCGAGTGCCGGTCTTGACGGGGTATGCCCGCACACAGGGGATGGAGGGGGTCGAGAGCCCGAAATGGACGGTGCTGTTGCGAGTGGACCGGGCCGAAGTCGTGGAGCCGGTGCGTCGCTTTCTCTGGACGGTGGGCACCGCCGGTCTTTTGATCGTCGGCCCGCTGATGGGATTGTTAGTGAGCACGACCCGCCGCGCCCAGTTGGAGTGGAAGGATACGCAGGACGAGCGGATGCATGCCCGAGCCAATGAGCGCCGGCTGCGGACGATTCTTGAAGTGGAGCCGGAAGGGGTGCTGGTGACGGATGGCGACCGATGCGTCCTTCAGATCAATCCGGCCGGCTGCGCGCTCTTCGACGCCGGGTTTCCCGAGGAAGTGCTGGGACGGGATATCGGCCAATGGATGCATGAGGACGATCGCCTGGCCTACGAGGATGCGCATGCCGCGGCCCTTCAGGGGCGGGGGGTTTTGATCAGCGGGCGGTTGCAGGGCTTTTCTGGGCAATCGCGCTGGTTCGAGATGACGTTAGTGTTGTTGCCGGGAGAGCCGGGCATCCCGCCGTCGGTCTTGAGTGTCACGCGAGACATCACCGATCAGAAATATGCGCAGCGCCGCCAAGCGCTCCAGCATGCCGTGGCGAAAGTCCTGGCCGAGGCCTCGACAGTCGAGCAGGCGATTCCCGAATTGTTGCGAGTCATCGGGGTCAGCTTGGAATGGCAGGTGGGCGCATTTTGGCGAGTGGAGGAAAAGACCAAGACGCTCCGGTGCCTGCAGACGTGGGGGGGGCATCCGTATCCTGTCGAAGAATTTTTTGAAGCCAGCCGCCGTGAGACCTTCGCGTCCGGCGCGGGATTCCCCGGCCGCTGCTGGGCGCGGGGCGAACCGCTGTGGGAGGCGGACGTCCTGCGGGATCATGAATTTATCCGAGCGGCGGCGGCGACGCTGAACGAATTGCATGCCGGCTGCGCATTTCCCGTGTGGCTGCGGGCCAGCGTGTTCGGTGTCATGGAGTTTTTCAGCCGGGACGTCCATCCCCGCGATACCGATCTCTTGCGGACGCTCGCCACCATCGGGAGCCAGATCGGGCTCTTTCTTGAACGCGCGGAAGTCGAAGCCGCGTTGCGCGAAAACGAGAGCCGCACCCGCCTGATCATCGATACGGCCCTCGATGCTGTCGTGACGATGGATTGTGACGGAGCCATTACTGAGTGGAATGCTCAGGCCGAGTTGCTGTTCGGATGGCGGGCGCATGAAGTCATGGGAAAGGATCTTGCCGATACCGTCATTCCGGCCGATCAGCGGGCGGCGCATCGCGCGAGTCTTGCTCGGTATCTTCACACGGGGCAGTCGAGCATTCTCGGGAAGCTGGTGGAGTTTCAGGCCTGCCATCATGACGGGCGGATGTTTCCGGTCGAAGTATCTATCGCGCCGTTGCGTCTGGACGACACGGTGGTCTTCAGCGCGTTTATCCGGGATATCTCCCGGCGCAAGGAATCGGAGCAGGCGCTGTCGTCCTATGCCCGGCAGTTAGAACAGAGCAACCGAGATCTCGACGAAGCTCTGGCGCAAGCGCGCGCGGCCACCGAAGCCAAATCCGCATTTCTGGCCACGATGAGCCACGAAATCCGGACGCCGATGAACGGCGTGATCGGCATGACGGGATTGCTGCTCGATACCGAACTGACGGCGGAGCAACGGGAGTACGGCGAAATCGTCCGCAATTCAGGCGATCATTTGCTGACCATCATCAACGACATTCTGGACTTCTCAAAAATTGAAGCCGGAAAAATGAGCTTGGAGATTATCGACTTTGATCTGCGGCACGCGGTCGAGGATGCCTTAGATCTCTTTGGAGAACGAGCCTCCACGAAGCATTTGAATCTTGCCTGTCTTTTCCATGCCGACGTGCCGGTCGCGTTGCGCGGCGACTCCGGCCGCGTGCGGCAAGTGCTGACCAATCTGGTGAGCAATGCCATCAAGTTCACCGAACAGGGCGACGTGGTTGTGCAGGTCCGGCTGGCCTCACAACAGGACGGCGTCGCGGTCGTCCGGTTCGATGTCGCCGACAGCGGGATTGGCCTCTCGGATGCGCAACAGGCTCACTTGTTCCAAGCCTTCAGCCAGGCGGACGGCTCGACCACGCGCAAGTATGGCGGCACCGGATTAGGCCTGGTGATTTGCAAGCGGCTGGTGGAAATGATGGGCGGAGAGATCGGGGTGGCCAGCCAGCCGGGATCGGGCAGTACGTTCTGGTTCACGGCGCGATTTGAGCCGCAACCGGCGCTGGTCGATGCGGCGGCTCCAGGAGTGGTCTCGGTGCGCGGGAAGCGGGTGTTGATCGTCGACGATAAACCGATCAACTGCCGGATTCTCGAACTGCTCATGAAGAAATGGGAGCTGGTATCCACGGTGATGAGCGAGCACGCGGCCGTCGTGTCCCATCTTCAGGAACGGGCCAGCCGGGGAGTCGCGTACGATCTGGCCATCATCGACGCCGACTTGGCGAAGTCCGACGGATTACAGCTCGCGCAGGCGGTCATCGCGACGAAGGCGCCGCCGCGCGTGATTCTGTTGACGTCGGTCGGGAAGCGGGGAGATGCGAAGACCGCCAAAGAGCTGGGGGTCGCCGCCTATCTCACCAAACCGATCCGGGAAAGCCAGTTGTTGCGCTGTCTTGCCATGGTGCTGGAGCAATCGGAGGTTCCGGCTGCTGAGCGGGCCGCGCGGCCCGAACCGGAATTGGTGACGCGCCACACCCTGGCCGAGGCCGCCCCGCCGGCCGGGCTGAAAATCCTGGTCGCCGAAGACAACATCATCAATCAAAAGGTGGCGGTTCGGATGTTCGAGCGATTGGGGCATCGTGTGGATGTGGCGGCCAATGGGCTTGAGGCCGTCGAAGCGCTCTCGCGCATTACGTATGACCTGGTGTTCATGGATTGCCAGATGCCTGAGATGGACGGATTCGGAGCCACCCGCGAGATCCGGCGGCGAGAACAGTCCGTCTCTCCCGCTCGCCGTCGAACCCCCATCATCGCGATGACGGCTAATGCCATGCAGGGAGATCGTGAGGTCTGTCTGCAGGCCGGTATGGATGACTACGTGTCCAAGCCGGTGACGAGCGAGGTGCTGGCGGCGGTGTTCGAGCGCTGGCGGCCGCGGGCCGGTCAGGCGGCGGAGCTCGAAGCGGCGAGGGCCGGGGGCTCCACGATCGATCCGCTGATACTCGACGGGCTTCGCGTCTTAAGCGACGAGGACGATCCGGGATTTTTATCCAGGCTGATCGGTCATTTTTTAGCCGATACGCCCACCCGGTTGACCGCGATGGGGACGGCCTGCCGCAAGGGGCGCGCGGAAGATGTGCAGCGAATCGCGCACAGCCTGAAGGGGAGCGCTTCCAACCTGGGCGCATTGGGTCTGGCCAGAATGTGCGACCAGGTCGTCCTGGTCTCGCGTGGCGGACTGGAAGCGGTTCCCGCTCTCTTGGCCGAACTGGAGCTTGAATTCCAGCGAGTTCGAGGCGAGTTAGAGCAGGATCTCAAGGAGGCGGCCTGA